A region from the Dehalobacter sp. genome encodes:
- a CDS encoding methyl-accepting chemotaxis protein has product MNINPQNDDELLEYYAFVLSNLKDMVDEDLQVIVTNTKTGLYYFPGNKMSTDANLIVGVENAHEYKAMQSGKILKYTVGKELFGFPFTGIEFPIRNLKGEIIGCVGIGKSLETDYKIEEISNGLAATLEQVNAGVEEVASGSQGLSDKINYVISSANEAQNRIQEINKVIGAITDIASHSNLLGLNAAIEAARAGEQGRGFAVVADEMRKLAVQSKDSAKMVTDILNGMKQSIESIINEINQVGNIAENQAAATEEITSSIMEVSQTSQSLLSLTKIY; this is encoded by the coding sequence ATGAATATTAATCCACAAAATGACGATGAACTTCTGGAATACTATGCGTTTGTGCTGTCAAATCTTAAAGATATGGTTGATGAAGACTTACAGGTCATCGTGACAAACACAAAAACTGGTCTTTATTACTTCCCCGGGAACAAAATGTCGACTGATGCCAATTTAATCGTCGGTGTAGAAAATGCACACGAATATAAAGCGATGCAGTCTGGAAAAATATTAAAGTATACGGTAGGCAAAGAACTTTTTGGTTTCCCTTTTACGGGCATCGAATTTCCGATTAGAAATTTGAAGGGGGAAATCATTGGTTGTGTTGGTATCGGAAAAAGCTTAGAAACAGATTACAAGATTGAAGAAATATCCAATGGCCTGGCGGCAACCCTTGAACAGGTCAATGCAGGGGTTGAGGAGGTCGCTTCAGGATCCCAGGGACTTTCAGATAAGATTAACTATGTAATTTCATCAGCAAATGAAGCCCAAAACCGAATTCAGGAAATTAATAAAGTCATTGGCGCTATCACAGATATTGCTTCCCATTCGAATCTATTGGGACTAAATGCGGCCATCGAAGCGGCCCGGGCTGGCGAGCAAGGCAGGGGGTTTGCGGTCGTCGCTGATGAAATGCGGAAGCTAGCTGTGCAAAGCAAAGATTCGGCCAAAATGGTGACGGATATTCTAAATGGAATGAAGCAATCGATCGAATCGATAATCAATGAAATCAATCAAGTCGGCAATATCGCTGAAAATCAGGCGGCTGCCACAGAAGAGATTACGTCTTCGATCATGGAAGTCAGCCAAACATCACAGTCATTGTTAAGCTTAACTAAGATTTATTAG
- a CDS encoding spore germination protein codes for MPFSKITSKIKNKGQSLNKFVKQHPSQKQTRLLTSSMEKNLSLIAELLKADTDMVIGRVNITGNEKLGIVYIRGMTDKDALNKYVIEPLMNGPNKFEKLNETPSINRIRFIQGLLKTVDVKETKQMEAVITAVLYGNVCLFIDGTDSALVVGNIKFDKRSIENPETDTVIRGSREGFIEDISTNVSMVRRRLCSPTLRFETFFLGKISRTEIRLSWIEGIANPKIIEEVRTRIQRIDIDYIYGSGLIAELIEDNPSSLWPQVHMSERPDVVAANLAEGRFAIFCNGFPYIIIAPLLFWQNLQTPDDYADKPLIGSFFRLLRHMAFYISLMMSPIFVALVSFHPTIIPQLLAFKIAAGREGVPVPSIFEALMLTLMIDLLREAGARLPKPIGVAVAVLGAVIIGQAAVAAGFVSPTVIIIVAIAAIANFSIPSLELANATRIANYLLIILGGIFGLLGVTIGMAWLLWTVISLRSFGIPLFYPLAPGENYGLKDIFFRAPVWQLRKRPSLLAQDNIKKMGAGTVKPKPKDRG; via the coding sequence ATGCCTTTTTCAAAAATAACCAGCAAGATTAAGAATAAAGGTCAGAGTTTAAATAAATTTGTAAAACAACACCCTTCCCAAAAGCAAACAAGGTTGCTGACTTCTTCCATGGAGAAAAATCTGTCATTAATTGCTGAGCTGTTAAAAGCTGATACAGATATGGTAATTGGCCGGGTTAACATAACGGGGAATGAAAAATTAGGAATTGTCTACATTCGTGGGATGACGGATAAAGATGCACTGAATAAGTACGTTATTGAGCCTTTGATGAATGGCCCAAACAAGTTTGAAAAGCTTAATGAAACGCCATCAATTAATAGGATAAGATTCATTCAGGGGTTATTGAAGACGGTAGACGTCAAGGAAACAAAACAAATGGAAGCGGTAATTACCGCTGTGTTGTATGGCAATGTTTGCTTGTTTATTGACGGGACGGATTCAGCTCTGGTTGTGGGTAATATAAAATTTGATAAACGTTCAATTGAAAATCCAGAGACGGATACGGTGATACGGGGAAGCCGAGAAGGATTTATTGAAGATATTTCAACCAATGTAAGCATGGTACGACGGAGGCTGTGCAGTCCCACTCTTCGTTTTGAAACTTTTTTTTTAGGAAAAATATCGCGCACCGAGATACGTTTGTCATGGATTGAAGGGATAGCGAACCCCAAAATTATTGAGGAAGTCCGTACCCGCATTCAAAGAATCGATATCGATTATATTTACGGAAGTGGCCTGATTGCCGAATTGATCGAAGATAATCCTTCCTCTCTCTGGCCCCAGGTCCATATGTCCGAACGGCCTGATGTCGTGGCTGCAAACTTAGCAGAAGGGCGTTTTGCCATTTTCTGCAACGGGTTTCCGTATATCATCATAGCCCCGCTATTATTCTGGCAAAACTTACAAACGCCCGATGATTATGCGGATAAACCACTGATAGGAAGCTTTTTTCGTCTGCTTCGGCATATGGCCTTTTACATTTCCCTTATGATGTCCCCAATTTTTGTAGCCCTTGTTTCCTTTCATCCGACAATTATTCCTCAGCTTCTGGCATTTAAAATAGCTGCCGGACGGGAAGGCGTCCCTGTTCCTAGTATTTTTGAAGCTTTAATGCTCACGCTGATGATTGATTTGCTGCGGGAAGCCGGAGCACGGTTGCCCAAGCCTATCGGGGTGGCGGTCGCTGTTCTGGGAGCGGTAATCATTGGCCAGGCAGCAGTTGCCGCCGGATTCGTCAGCCCGACCGTAATCATCATTGTAGCAATAGCAGCGATAGCAAACTTTAGTATCCCATCTCTAGAATTAGCAAATGCCACCAGGATAGCAAACTATTTGCTGATCATACTTGGAGGGATTTTCGGGCTTTTAGGGGTCACGATAGGGATGGCTTGGCTGCTGTGGACCGTTATTTCTTTACGATCTTTTGGGATTCCACTTTTTTATCCCCTAGCTCCGGGCGAGAACTATGGACTAAAGGATATTTTTTTCCGCGCGCCCGTCTGGCAATTGCGTAAGCGTCCCAGTTTACTGGCACAAGATAATATAAAAAAAATGGGAGCAGGTACGGTCAAGCCAAAACCGAAAGATAGAGGATAG
- a CDS encoding GerAB/ArcD/ProY family transporter → MIENQKISGRQLAVLLILNIGCLVSFAWNTIIGVSGRAAGVAVSAGMIVLLPLTLWSLWLGNSLLGHTILEILEINAGKIIGKMIEIVYIILSIAASSLMLRSLSGLLQIFILPDTPILVLSLLILVLPVLMARDGIEGLGRMSEIIWLVVMVIYIPGIGFALIGQLNLELFTPIFDRGLKALAEGTYLSAAYFSIFILFLFVITAALPRPADHYRFMFKALLVFTPLMATEVVLPAIGTFGAEQAGSLSEIGLSVAKSASLGRFIQGLDIFIVVAYILVTMMNIGMCMYCGWTASIRIFNNWKPNLWLIVNTCLILFLSISIHSFNESVLLSELLSIYGIFPFAFFVLLLATASLLLRGKKRAGVKK, encoded by the coding sequence ATGATTGAAAACCAAAAAATTTCTGGGCGACAGTTAGCTGTTTTATTGATATTAAATATAGGCTGCCTTGTAAGTTTCGCATGGAATACGATAATCGGCGTTTCCGGGCGGGCAGCCGGGGTAGCCGTTTCGGCAGGCATGATAGTGTTATTGCCATTAACACTGTGGTCATTGTGGCTGGGCAATTCACTTCTGGGGCACACAATCTTGGAAATCCTGGAGATCAATGCAGGAAAGATCATTGGGAAAATGATTGAAATTGTATACATAATACTCTCTATTGCTGCTTCATCTTTGATGCTTCGGAGCTTAAGCGGGTTACTTCAAATATTTATCCTGCCTGATACACCTATTTTAGTTTTAAGCCTGCTGATTCTTGTACTGCCTGTTCTTATGGCGCGAGACGGAATTGAAGGTCTTGGCCGGATGTCTGAAATAATTTGGCTTGTTGTCATGGTCATATATATTCCCGGGATAGGCTTTGCACTTATTGGGCAACTGAATTTGGAGCTTTTTACGCCCATCTTTGATCGGGGCCTAAAAGCATTGGCCGAAGGCACATACCTTAGTGCCGCCTATTTCTCGATTTTTATTTTATTCCTCTTTGTGATAACCGCTGCGCTTCCCCGTCCCGCCGATCATTACCGCTTCATGTTCAAAGCTTTACTTGTATTCACGCCTTTAATGGCAACAGAAGTAGTATTACCTGCTATCGGAACTTTTGGCGCTGAACAAGCAGGAAGTCTATCGGAAATAGGTTTAAGTGTAGCCAAGTCTGCTTCTCTTGGACGATTCATTCAGGGTTTGGATATATTTATTGTAGTTGCATACATTTTAGTCACGATGATGAACATTGGAATGTGTATGTACTGTGGATGGACAGCCTCAATCAGAATTTTTAATAATTGGAAGCCTAATTTATGGCTGATCGTAAATACTTGTTTGATATTGTTTTTATCTATTAGCATTCATTCATTTAATGAATCCGTATTATTATCGGAACTTTTAAGCATCTATGGAATTTTCCCGTTTGCTTTCTTTGTTCTCCTGTTGGCAACCGCCAGCCTTTTGCTTAGGGGTAAAAAGCGGGCAGGTGTAAAGAAATGA
- a CDS encoding Ger(x)C family spore germination protein, with product MRKVFLLLLSVIMLMLSGCGGAKELEEYSFITSVGIDSGPGDGEMTLTVESAIPQSRSAGGNSGKADGSESQIGSGVIYQASEVTLSAALSRLQEITEHEIFLGYVGSVVIGEEAARKDMDRILDFLKGNLELRRSAYIFISKDRAENVLSIIVPRKSLIGVTISSMARDTEETGFSFATRIGDSLFLPLFSTGVQPLIAAVKASDLPEQAAGSPEKTGTQGVVKQKPGYLSLPGMAVFNGTTLVGWLNEKESRGWGWIRGKVKRGYIVRITPRSDTGKLSPVTFHLLDGKSSIKYTIDNNTVSAHIDIKVKGEVREWAESINVIDTDIIRSLEKDLAVEIKSEVQAALEKGQRELKSDIFGFGFELFRQNYRAYNQNFRDKWPVFFPDMPIDVKVEASIQNTGTFMRALEIRTIRK from the coding sequence ATGAGGAAAGTCTTCTTATTACTATTGTCTGTAATCATGCTGATGCTGTCAGGATGCGGGGGAGCCAAAGAATTGGAGGAATATAGTTTTATCACCTCCGTGGGCATTGACAGTGGGCCCGGTGACGGTGAAATGACGCTGACGGTCGAGAGTGCCATCCCTCAATCCCGGTCTGCAGGCGGAAATAGTGGGAAGGCAGACGGGAGTGAGAGCCAAATAGGAAGCGGCGTCATTTATCAGGCCAGCGAAGTAACCTTGTCGGCAGCGCTAAGCCGGCTGCAGGAGATAACGGAGCATGAGATTTTTCTTGGGTATGTGGGATCGGTCGTTATCGGTGAAGAAGCCGCCAGGAAGGATATGGACCGGATACTGGATTTTTTGAAGGGTAACCTGGAATTACGGCGTTCTGCTTATATATTCATCAGCAAAGATCGTGCAGAGAATGTTTTATCCATCATTGTACCTCGGAAATCTTTAATTGGAGTAACAATCAGTTCAATGGCAAGAGATACTGAAGAAACGGGATTTTCCTTTGCCACAAGAATTGGAGACAGCCTTTTCTTACCCCTGTTCAGCACCGGAGTCCAGCCGCTTATTGCTGCTGTTAAAGCTTCGGATTTACCGGAACAGGCGGCTGGTTCGCCGGAAAAGACTGGAACACAGGGAGTTGTGAAGCAAAAACCCGGTTATTTAAGTCTCCCTGGAATGGCTGTCTTTAATGGGACAACGCTTGTAGGCTGGCTGAATGAAAAAGAAAGCAGGGGCTGGGGATGGATCCGTGGGAAAGTAAAGCGTGGTTATATTGTAAGAATCACTCCCCGCAGCGATACAGGTAAGTTAAGTCCGGTTACTTTTCATCTCTTGGACGGAAAATCATCAATTAAATATACGATTGATAATAATACAGTGTCAGCGCATATCGACATTAAAGTTAAGGGCGAAGTCAGAGAATGGGCCGAGAGTATAAATGTAATTGACACGGATATCATCCGCAGCTTGGAGAAGGACCTGGCAGTTGAGATAAAATCCGAGGTCCAGGCGGCTCTGGAGAAGGGGCAGCGAGAATTGAAATCCGATATTTTCGGTTTCGGTTTCGAACTGTTTAGGCAAAACTACCGTGCGTATAACCAAAATTTCCGTGATAAATGGCCTGTATTCTTTCCTGATATGCCTATTGACGTGAAGGTAGAAGCGAGTATTCAAAACACAGGCACGTTCATGCGGGCCTTAGAAATTAGAACTATACGCAAATAA
- a CDS encoding TetR family transcriptional regulator, protein MCIGTKKALTDAFLELCETMSITKITVQDIVDHCGASRQTFYNHFHDKFELIEWVYLRNFDDPLMEFQDYDRWARKSSRLISKNRHFYLQAYKTTDFMEWLEKWIYENMRNFISVKFGPQELTANVLYTLESYVRGAFRIFQKQLLSSAYAPIEESTVRDLKNMPAILRKYFPSSGNPT, encoded by the coding sequence ATGTGTATTGGAACAAAAAAGGCACTGACCGATGCGTTTTTGGAACTATGTGAAACTATGTCTATTACGAAGATCACCGTACAGGACATCGTCGATCACTGTGGTGCCAGCAGGCAGACATTTTACAATCATTTCCATGATAAGTTTGAGCTGATAGAGTGGGTCTATCTCCGCAATTTTGACGATCCCCTCATGGAGTTCCAGGACTATGACCGGTGGGCGAGAAAATCAAGTAGGCTTATAAGTAAAAACAGGCATTTTTATCTCCAGGCTTACAAAACGACAGACTTCATGGAATGGCTTGAAAAATGGATTTATGAAAATATGCGTAACTTTATAAGCGTCAAATTCGGCCCCCAGGAATTGACAGCGAATGTCTTGTATACTCTGGAATCGTATGTACGCGGAGCCTTTCGGATCTTTCAAAAACAGCTGTTGTCCAGCGCATACGCACCCATTGAAGAAAGTACTGTTAGAGACTTAAAAAATATGCCCGCCATACTGCGGAAATATTTTCCTTCCAGTGGGAACCCGACCTGA
- a CDS encoding MFS transporter — MDSSVKRNSLFLTMAVLVVYLVAGAPNGVTVGIAKLSTQYPQYPFTTVVLLSTIVSLTCLPTNMLFGTIVKKLGFKVTNLIGLVLFLLGGLIPFFLTNFWAILICRMVVGLGFGLSVPMGVSLASAYFKDETVRGRIIGGGNAFLNLGAMLFSLIGGLLVTIGIKYLWLVHLIAIIPFIFGLIMPEPELKDTPAEREAKGVDVQRKIPGLTWFFIIAFSIMMAFCYPYFLNLSSIVANEGIGTAVQVGTIFSMWNAGGFIGGFVFSFLMKNAKRMTFPLSALVNSAGLFLFFFSKTVLMMEAASFIAGLGWAAIMSYMYLGVSITAPASKIPQANGFMVLGNNLAMFFANYFGIALCTVFGKVGDLRFPILLYAIFMVICGIFFVFKPMIKFEK; from the coding sequence ATGGACTCATCAGTAAAAAGAAACTCGTTATTCCTTACTATGGCTGTATTGGTAGTTTATCTTGTCGCGGGAGCCCCGAACGGCGTTACCGTAGGCATAGCCAAGCTTTCGACACAGTATCCGCAATATCCCTTCACCACCGTCGTACTGCTCTCCACCATAGTCAGCCTGACCTGTCTTCCCACCAATATGTTATTCGGGACGATCGTAAAAAAGCTTGGCTTTAAGGTCACGAATCTGATCGGCCTTGTTTTATTTCTTCTCGGGGGCCTTATTCCGTTCTTCCTTACGAACTTTTGGGCTATTTTGATTTGCCGCATGGTGGTGGGACTTGGCTTCGGCCTAAGTGTTCCCATGGGCGTATCTCTGGCCTCCGCATACTTTAAAGATGAAACCGTGAGAGGCAGAATCATTGGCGGGGGCAACGCCTTCCTAAATTTAGGCGCTATGCTTTTCTCGCTGATTGGTGGCCTGTTGGTTACCATAGGTATTAAATATTTGTGGCTGGTCCATCTGATCGCCATAATTCCCTTCATCTTTGGCCTGATCATGCCTGAGCCAGAGCTCAAAGACACTCCTGCCGAAAGGGAAGCGAAAGGAGTCGACGTCCAAAGAAAGATTCCCGGTTTAACCTGGTTCTTCATTATCGCCTTTTCAATTATGATGGCGTTTTGCTATCCCTACTTCCTTAATCTTTCATCCATCGTCGCCAACGAGGGTATTGGCACCGCCGTGCAGGTCGGGACAATATTCTCCATGTGGAACGCCGGCGGCTTTATCGGCGGTTTTGTCTTTAGCTTTCTTATGAAGAATGCTAAAAGAATGACTTTTCCTTTATCGGCATTGGTTAATTCTGCAGGTTTGTTTTTATTCTTCTTCTCTAAGACCGTGTTAATGATGGAAGCCGCGTCTTTTATTGCGGGACTTGGCTGGGCCGCGATCATGTCCTATATGTACCTGGGGGTCAGCATAACGGCGCCTGCCAGCAAGATACCACAGGCCAACGGTTTTATGGTCTTAGGTAACAATTTGGCCATGTTCTTCGCGAATTACTTTGGCATTGCTCTTTGCACCGTTTTCGGCAAAGTCGGCGACCTGCGCTTCCCTATCCTGCTCTACGCAATCTTTATGGTCATTTGTGGCATATTCTTTGTCTTTAAGCCCATGATCAAGTTCGAGAAATAA
- a CDS encoding MFS transporter: protein MENSKQNSFMFLAVIALSAFTIQGFLNGINPALGYLMAEYPQYSVNTIMLVSTLVSLCSIPTNLLFGAIVNKLGFKVTSLIGIILVLVGGLAPFFLTSFPVILAFRVLLALGYGMVFPMGAALTSAYFRDDVQKARVIGWGNTVMAASGIAFAMIAGVLVAIGIKYVWLVNLIMVIPFIFALVMPEPKTEKTESAVAEKSNEKIGKSWFFIICYTVLMIFMYPYFLNMSSVVIAVGGTPVDSGLMGSLFTVGAVLAGLIFGFLFKAVPNRLICVAAIIFCPSMFLFAYAKSILMLDIMTVIAGIGWVLMVAYMYTGIAISAPPSKTATAMGLIVAGSGLGQFVAPYCSTAISTFFGQSGNIRFPIVVCVVVVAVLAIVLLVNPLKLVESK from the coding sequence ATGGAAAACTCAAAACAAAATAGTTTCATGTTCCTGGCCGTAATTGCACTGTCCGCTTTCACTATCCAGGGTTTCCTGAACGGCATCAATCCGGCTCTTGGGTATCTAATGGCGGAATATCCTCAGTACAGCGTAAACACAATCATGCTGGTATCCACGCTTGTCAGTCTGTGCTCCATTCCAACGAATCTGCTGTTTGGAGCGATTGTAAATAAGCTGGGCTTTAAGGTCACCAGTTTAATCGGTATTATCTTGGTTCTGGTGGGCGGCCTCGCTCCCTTCTTCCTTACGAGTTTCCCTGTTATCCTGGCGTTTCGTGTGTTGCTGGCTCTCGGCTATGGCATGGTCTTCCCGATGGGGGCCGCGCTGACAAGCGCATATTTTCGGGACGATGTTCAAAAGGCTAGAGTCATTGGCTGGGGCAACACTGTCATGGCTGCCAGCGGCATAGCTTTTGCCATGATCGCCGGCGTTTTGGTCGCCATTGGTATTAAGTATGTTTGGCTGGTTAACCTTATTATGGTGATTCCTTTCATTTTTGCGCTGGTTATGCCCGAACCGAAGACTGAAAAAACTGAATCCGCCGTTGCGGAAAAATCAAATGAGAAAATAGGTAAGTCCTGGTTTTTTATTATCTGCTATACGGTTTTGATGATATTCATGTATCCTTACTTTCTCAATATGTCTTCCGTTGTTATCGCCGTAGGCGGCACTCCGGTTGATTCCGGTCTGATGGGCTCTTTGTTTACTGTCGGCGCGGTTCTTGCCGGCTTAATTTTCGGTTTTCTTTTCAAGGCAGTTCCTAATAGGCTCATCTGTGTCGCGGCAATAATCTTTTGCCCTTCAATGTTCCTTTTTGCATACGCCAAAAGTATTTTGATGCTTGATATTATGACTGTGATCGCCGGTATCGGCTGGGTTCTCATGGTGGCTTATATGTACACAGGTATCGCTATCTCAGCGCCGCCAAGCAAAACCGCTACGGCCATGGGACTGATTGTTGCTGGCAGTGGTCTGGGTCAGTTCGTTGCACCCTACTGCAGTACTGCTATTTCCACGTTCTTTGGCCAGTCTGGTAATATACGTTTTCCTATCGTAGTATGCGTGGTCGTCGTTGCGGTACTGGCAATAGTCCTCTTGGTCAATCCTCTTAAGCTGGTGGAATCCAAATAA
- a CDS encoding FAD-dependent oxidoreductase, with translation MSTNYQKLFERTSIGKVKLRNRIATPPMGTMAEEPTGVLSDSQINYYEARAKGGIGLVIVEGQFVTNKTDPGLVHQTLVDTQFQMKKWSFLADKIHAHGAKMGIQLMCGIGRCAFVPENGPVPVAPSAIPTPYNPNIICRPLTVEEIREVVESHGRCAARAVNAGCDILEINAHNGFLLDQFMTPLWNHRTDEYGGSFENRMRIIAEIYHSMRKAVGPDVPIVARIGVWHDVEGARSMDEGIEICKYLEGLGFDALDIDLGAPDNPIWGQPPGYAGDGCMAFASEAVKKTVKIPVMNTGSYTPQSAVEAVEKGKTDIVLLGRASIADPDWANKLISGCEEDIRPCLLCNQYCIGRVYKGLTVTCSVNPQAGGERDYIIAKTEEPKNVAVIGGGPGGMEAARVAALKGHRVTLFEKSDRLGGQLDVASKPPFKGRLKAYLNWQKLQLQKNGVSVVYNKAIMPDSPELAGADRIIVAVGAVPFTPPIKGIDLPNVIEVTDAHREPDRIKGDRIVVVGGGLSGCECALELAMQGRDVTLVEMLPAIAQKEFVLEIKIPLLNELKKYSVKQMVGTKVLEFKPQSVVAQNESGTLELPADTVIFALGMKSEGELCDAICDKYPSAVAVGDCNAGEGQIGDTVREGFFAGWSVD, from the coding sequence GTGTCAACAAATTACCAAAAGCTTTTTGAACGGACTTCAATAGGAAAAGTAAAGCTGCGCAACCGTATTGCTACGCCGCCTATGGGCACTATGGCGGAAGAACCGACTGGAGTGCTGAGCGATTCGCAAATCAATTATTATGAAGCCCGGGCTAAAGGCGGAATAGGATTGGTTATAGTTGAGGGCCAATTTGTTACCAACAAAACAGATCCGGGGCTAGTTCATCAAACTTTGGTTGATACCCAATTTCAAATGAAGAAATGGTCCTTTTTGGCGGATAAGATACATGCCCATGGCGCTAAAATGGGTATCCAACTGATGTGCGGCATCGGCAGATGCGCGTTCGTTCCGGAAAACGGTCCGGTTCCGGTAGCGCCGTCGGCTATTCCGACGCCTTATAATCCGAACATTATCTGCCGTCCTTTGACTGTGGAGGAAATCCGCGAAGTCGTGGAAAGTCATGGACGTTGTGCCGCCCGCGCCGTCAATGCCGGATGTGATATCCTCGAAATTAACGCGCATAACGGTTTTCTGCTTGACCAGTTTATGACGCCGTTATGGAATCACAGAACGGATGAGTACGGGGGAAGTTTTGAAAACCGAATGCGGATTATTGCGGAAATTTATCATTCCATGCGCAAGGCCGTAGGTCCGGATGTTCCGATTGTTGCAAGAATAGGAGTCTGGCACGATGTCGAAGGCGCGCGCAGCATGGATGAAGGTATTGAGATATGCAAATATCTGGAAGGCCTTGGCTTTGACGCGCTTGATATCGACCTGGGCGCTCCCGATAACCCTATATGGGGGCAGCCTCCCGGTTACGCGGGAGATGGATGCATGGCTTTTGCCTCCGAGGCGGTTAAAAAAACGGTAAAGATTCCGGTGATGAACACCGGCTCCTATACACCACAAAGCGCGGTAGAAGCTGTGGAAAAAGGAAAAACCGACATCGTCCTGCTTGGACGGGCCTCGATTGCCGATCCTGACTGGGCCAATAAGCTCATAAGCGGCTGTGAGGAGGATATTCGTCCCTGCCTGTTGTGTAACCAGTATTGTATAGGAAGGGTCTATAAAGGTCTGACGGTCACTTGTTCTGTGAATCCACAGGCTGGCGGCGAACGTGATTATATCATTGCCAAGACGGAAGAACCCAAAAATGTAGCGGTAATAGGCGGGGGCCCCGGAGGCATGGAGGCGGCAAGGGTCGCCGCGTTAAAGGGGCACCGGGTCACGCTGTTTGAAAAAAGCGACAGACTTGGCGGTCAGCTTGATGTTGCTTCCAAGCCTCCCTTCAAGGGGCGCCTGAAAGCTTATCTGAACTGGCAGAAATTGCAGTTACAAAAGAACGGGGTGAGCGTCGTCTATAATAAAGCGATAATGCCGGATTCGCCGGAGCTTGCCGGGGCTGATCGGATTATTGTTGCTGTCGGCGCCGTTCCCTTCACCCCGCCGATCAAAGGTATTGATCTTCCCAATGTCATCGAAGTGACGGATGCCCACCGGGAGCCTGACCGAATCAAAGGAGACCGTATTGTCGTCGTGGGCGGCGGGCTTTCAGGGTGTGAGTGCGCTTTGGAACTGGCCATGCAAGGCAGGGACGTGACGCTTGTCGAAATGCTTCCTGCAATCGCTCAGAAGGAGTTTGTTCTGGAAATTAAGATTCCACTGCTCAATGAATTGAAAAAATACAGCGTAAAGCAGATGGTCGGCACGAAAGTTCTGGAATTCAAACCCCAGAGTGTGGTCGCGCAGAACGAATCCGGGACGCTGGAGCTTCCGGCCGATACCGTAATCTTTGCTCTCGGTATGAAGTCGGAAGGTGAATTGTGCGATGCGATCTGTGATAAATATCCTTCCGCAGTGGCTGTCGGCGACTGCAACGCGGGCGAAGGACAGATCGGCGACACGGTGCGGGAAGGTTTTTTTGCGGGCTGGTCTGTTGATTAA
- a CDS encoding nuclear transport factor 2 family protein gives MNSQEERNTKCAREIVRILERGDGKAFANYLSEDCVVTIIGDLVFSRTLKTGKDLLAAFSGVGGETLDWKYNIYNTTAQDDRVAVEVETLVRMPSGKLYNCRYHFLWTFRDGKAVDWKEYADTEMVTWGLLDGVKPWPPISDEERIAAFEARRKQFPQD, from the coding sequence ATGAATAGTCAAGAAGAAAGAAATACTAAGTGTGCGCGTGAAATAGTCCGTATACTTGAGCGGGGCGACGGGAAGGCTTTTGCTAATTATCTATCGGAGGATTGCGTCGTGACGATCATAGGCGACCTTGTGTTTTCGAGGACGCTTAAGACAGGGAAAGACTTGCTTGCCGCTTTTTCAGGAGTGGGCGGGGAAACCCTGGACTGGAAGTACAATATTTATAACACTACGGCCCAGGATGACCGTGTAGCCGTCGAGGTTGAGACCTTAGTCCGTATGCCGTCCGGAAAGCTTTACAACTGCAGGTATCATTTCCTCTGGACATTCCGCGACGGCAAGGCGGTTGACTGGAAAGAATATGCAGATACGGAAATGGTCACGTGGGGCCTGTTGGACGGCGTCAAACCATGGCCGCCGATAAGCGACGAAGAGCGCATCGCGGCGTTCGAAGCGCGGAGAAAACAATTCCCGCAGGACTGA
- a CDS encoding nuclear transport factor 2 family protein, producing MNSQEERNTKCAREIVRILERGDGKAFANYLSEDCVVTIIGDLVFSRTLKTGKDLLAAFSGVGGETLDWKYNIYNTTAQDDRVAVEVETLVRMPSGKLYNCRYHFLWTFRDGKAVDWKEYADTEMVTWGLLDGRKPWPPISDEERIAAFEARRKQFPQD from the coding sequence ATGAATAGTCAAGAAGAAAGAAATACTAAGTGTGCGCGTGAAATAGTCCGTATACTTGAGCGGGGCGACGGGAAGGCTTTTGCTAATTATCTATCGGAGGATTGCGTCGTGACGATCATAGGCGACCTTGTGTTTTCGAGGACGCTTAAGACAGGGAAAGACTTGCTTGCCGCTTTTTCAGGAGTGGGCGGGGAAACCCTGGACTGGAAGTACAATATTTATAACACTACGGCCCAGGATGACCGTGTAGCCGTCGAGGTTGAGACCTTAGTCCGTATGCCGTCCGGAAAGCTTTACAACTGCAGGTATCATTTCCTCTGGACATTCCGCGACGGCAAGGCGGTTGACTGGAAAGAATATGCAGATACGGAAATGGTCACGTGGGGCCTGTTGGATGGCCGCAAACCATGGCCTCCGATAAGCGACGAAGAGCGCATCGCGGCGTTCGAAGCGCGGAGAAAACAATTCCCGCAGGACTGA